GCGCAGACCCATCAGTGGTGAACGTGCCGAGGCACTTAAGGCAGAAGTCGATAGGCTTCAGAAGGTTGGTCTGGTTAAAGAGGCTTACTACCCGGATTGGCTGGCAAACCCGGTGCTAGTGACGAAGGCCAACGGAAAATGGAGAGTATGCATCGATTTCACGGACCTGAACAAGGCGTGCCCGAAAGATAGCTTCCCTCTACCTAGGATCGATCAATTGGTTGATGCTACTGTCGGCCACGCTCTATtgagcttcatggacgcctactccGGCTACAATCAGATTCCAATGTACGAACCAGACCAGGAGCGCACCTCTTTCATAACAGACCGCAGTCTCTATTGCTATGTTGGAATGCCTTTTGGACTTCTGAACACCGGTGCTACTTATCAAAGactggtgaacatgatgtttAAAGATTTGATAGGAAAGACAATGGAggtttatgttgatgatatgcttGTGAAGTCTAAGAAAGCACAGGACCACATCAAACACCTTTCCGAGATGTTCTCAATACTCAGGAAGTTTAACATGAAGCTCAACCCGCAGAAGTGCGTCTTTGGCGTGGAGTCAGGAAAATTTTTGGGCTTCATGGTAAATCACAGAGGTATAGAGGCTAACCCAGCAAAGATACAAGCCTTACTTGACATGAGGTCGCCCAGCACCGTGAAGGAAGTCCAAAGTCTCACAGGAAGGGTAGCCGCGCTCAACAGATTTGTCTCCAAGTCAACGGATAGATGTCAAGAGTTCTTCAAAGTTATCAAGGGAGTTGGAAAGGATTTCAGGTGGACAGCCGAATGCGAAGCAGCTTTCCAGAGTCTGAAGGATCATCTTGCCACACCTCCCATGCTCGCTAAGCCCCTCGAAGGTTAGACACTTATCCTATACTTGCCTGTTTCTAATTATGCTATTAATGCTGTCCTTGTTAGAGAAGAAGGAAACTTGCAACTACATGTGTACTATGTGAGCAAAAGGTTGCTCGATGCTGAGACTAGATACACGAATATGGAAAGACTGGTATTCGCCCTACTTCTGGCAGCAAGGAAGCTTAGGCCATATTTTCAAGCTCATACAATCGAGATGCGAACCTCCTACCCTTTACGTCAAGTCCTCTACCGTCCAGAAGCCTCGGGAAGAATGCTGAAGTGGGCTGTTGAGTTGGGGCAGTTCGATATCGAATATAAGCCTAGGAACGCTATCAAAGGACAAGCGTTGGCAGACTTCATACTAGAATTCCCAAATGATCCCGTATTAGTGGACGAGATACCGACTGGCAAGGTGAAAGATAAGACCGAAGAAGAAGAGGAGGCTTCCTACCCGTGGTGGGTAATGAATGTTGATGGGGCGGTTAATCAGGATGGGGCCGGTGCAGGCATCGTACTTACCATCCCAGAAGGAAGGAAATTAAGAAATGCCATACATATTACTTTCCCTGCGACTAACAACGATGCTGAATATGAGGCCCTGATCGCTGGATTGAGGTTGGCAAAAGAGCTCGGCGTGCAAAGAATGACAGTCCACAGCGACTCAATGTTAGTAGTCTACCAGGTCAATGGAGGGTACCAGGTAAAGGCGTATCGCACGGAACCTTACATGAACTTAGTTCGAAGGCTGATTGAAGAGTTCAAAATAATTAGACTCGAGCGAATCCCAAGGGAAAGCAATGCCGAAGCCGACTCCCTGGCCAAAGCCGCATCCCAGAAGGACCTAGGAGTCTTAGGAATGATTCCGCTCGAACTACTTGAATGCCCAAGCGTGCCTGAAGCAGAGGTACATCAGATCGAAACCGAAGAGGCTGTTGAAACATGGATGACCCCGATCTGGTCTTACATCAAGGATAGAATCCTCCCGGAAGACAAAACGGAAGCCAGAAAGCTACGCTATAAGGCAGCCAGATATGTAGATTATAAGGGCTCGCTTTACAAGCGAGGATTCAACCAGCCTCTACTGAAGTGCATAGGAGGTGAGGAATGCAACTACATCCTGAGAGAAATGCATGAGGGAATATGCGGTAACCACTCAGGAGGTAACTCGTTAGCCCAGAAGATACTTTGACAAGGATACTACTGGCCTACGTTGAAGGAAGACGCATTAAAGTTTGCCAAGGCTTGCGATAAATGTCAGAGGTTCGCCAACTACGTCAACAGCCCTGCAACTCCGCTTACATCATTGATGAGCCCATGGCCCTTCGCTATGTGGGGAATAGACCTGATTGGCGAACTACCGAAAGGCAAATGAGGAGTTAAGTATGCCGTAGTGGCAGTTGATTATTTCACAAAGTGGACGGAAGCGGAGCCACTAGCTACCATCACAGCAAAGAAATTGGTTGAGTTTGTGTACAGAGCTATTGTTTGCCGATTTGGCATTCCATATAAGTTGATCTCCGACAACGGAAAACAGTTCGATTGCAAAGAGATGAGAGAGTTATGTGATAACCTCGGAATCAAGAAAGGCTTCTCAGCTGTCACCCACCCACAGTCGAATGGCCAGACGGAAGCGGTTAACAAGATCATAAAACACACCCTGAAGGCGAAGCTCGAAGACAGGAAGGAAAATTGGCCTGAAGAATTGCCTAATGTGATGTGGTCTTATAACACGACTCCTAGGACGACCACTGAGGAGTCACCCTTCAACCTTACATACGGATGCGAAGCCATGATTCTCGTGGAGCTTGGAGCTGGGTCATTTAGGAGAGACAATTTCAACCCGGAAGTAAACGAGGTCAACCACCGCCTCCACTTAGATATGCTCGAAGAGACCAGATCAGGAGCTCAGTTGAGGATTGCATCGTACCAGCAAAGAGTGGAAAGGCACTACAACACAAAAGTCAAGGCTAGGCCATTCCAGGTAGGCGATCTAGTCCTACGAAGAGTCATGCCTAACACAAAGGTGGCGAGCCATGGAGTCTTTGGAGCTAATTGGGAAGGACCATACAAGGTGAGAGTGGTGCTGTTTTCTGGAACATATTACTTGGCAGACATAGAAGGGAGAGACATCCCCCGAGCATGGAATGCCGAGCACCTCAAGAAATATTACCAGTAGACCGGAAGACCCCCTCGTCGTCCGActcatgtactctttttccttcactaGGGTTTTTCCCACTGGGTTTTACCTAggaaggttttaacgaggcatgGTGGAGGATCGACTCGCAAGAGGGGTGGTAGCTGTTTAtgttttcttgtttgttttAGCTTCCTGTTTAGAGTGTTCAAGCACAAGCCTTGGAACCAATAAAATTACTTCCAAGCCTCGAGGGGTAGGGGTTGTACGTGCCCCTTGGCAAAAACATCATCTAAGCGTACTACTATCAATAAATTTCGAACTTTTTATCATATTTGTGTATTTTGTATTGCTTGGAACATGAAGGCCAGGGACAATCTCCATGTTGCATAGGAACCCGTCTACATATGTAATCGAGACATATGCTTGACACCCTCGGGATGCACGGAGAACCGTCTCCATGAGACGGTTCGAAGGAATTCCCATGCCCTGATGGCCCGTACTTCCGGTAGACCATCAGGAAGACCCTCAGGGGTGCAGCTTTGGAAAACCCCCAGGGGTTggagttttatttttaaatgtttttttttacttttc
This genomic window from Daucus carota subsp. sativus chromosome 7, DH1 v3.0, whole genome shotgun sequence contains:
- the LOC108194669 gene encoding uncharacterized protein LOC108194669 — encoded protein: MDRYAREAKQPPLSNVFRLSERPPKLFKGEDTQIIFLEEDARWVHHPHSDALVVNVRIGARNIHRVFVDNGSSVNLLYYSTFQKMGLLDKDMTHKTTYLYGFTGDTVKFPDEGNPQLVGWEEEAQKRLGWKEPEPSLPKQTILQIEGVPPVPAGTLVEGIVEDASEDESEERKLMRARKGKMVMDDPALHPSDYPRLPPTEGESSKSADTTDELEDDVRDVDLDPRLPETLQKVGPVEDTVGILVDENDASKVLFIGVRLDNLMRKKMVEFLRSNIDVFAWSHADMTGIDPNVMCHRLNIDPKKKGISQKRRPISGERAEALKAEVDRLQKVGLVKEAYYPDWLANPVLVTKANGKWRVCIDFTDLNKACPKDSFPLPRIDQLVDATVGHALLSFMDAYSGYNQIPMYEPDQERTSFITDRSLYCYVGMPFGLLNTGATYQRLVNMMFKDLIGKTMEVYVDDMLVKSKKAQDHIKHLSEMFSILRKFNMKLNPQKCVFGVESGKFLGFMVNHRGIEANPAKIQALLDMRSPSTVKEVQSLTGRVAALNRFVSKSTDRCQEFFKVIKGVGKDFREEGNLQLHVYYVSKRLLDAETRYTNMERLVFALLLAARKLRPYFQAHTIEMRTSYPLRQVLYRPEASGRMLKWAVELGQFDIEYKPRNAIKGQALADFILEFPNDPVLVDEIPTGKVKDKTEEEEEASYPWWVMNVDGAVNQDGAGAGIVLTIPEGRKLRNAIHITFPATNNDAEYEALIAGLRLAKELGVQRMTVHSDSMLVVYQVNGGYQVKAYRTEPYMNLVRRLIEEFKIIRLERIPRESNAEADSLAKAASQKDLGVLGMIPLELLECPSVPEAEVHQIETEEAVETWMTPIWSYIKDRILPEDKTEARKLRYKAARYVDYKGSLYKRGFNQPLLKCIGGEECNYILREMHEGICGNHSGVAVDYFTKWTEAEPLATITAKKLVEFVYRAIVCRFGIPYKLISDNGKQFDCKEMRELCDNLGIKKGFSAVTHPQSNGQTEAVNKIIKHTLKAKLEDRKENWPEELPNVMWSYNTTPRTTTEESPFNLTYGCEAMILVELGAGSFRRDNFNPEVNEVNHRLHLDMLEETRSGAQLRIASYQQRVERHYNTKVKARPFQVGDLVLRRVMPNTKVASHGVFGANWEGPYKVRVVLFSGTYYLADIEGRDIPRAWNAEHLKKYYQ